The DNA region tagactcttttttttttatttttttttatctgggAGTATTAAATTTGATATTCCGCATTTACTTACATACCCAATTTTGTTCTCCATTATTATGCTTTTAGCTTTGAGGTCAGTTTGACATATGTCATTCGAAGTCTGTGTTCTTAGATTTTTAATACTAATACTTAAGAATTTGATGAACTTCTTTCAAATTAATATATGAATGTATAATATTTCATAGTTAATAAAGTGTAATGCGATTAATACTCAATAATAGATAAACAAGATTGCCATTGCCTTTTGATAATGAAGGGAGGATTTGGTTGCTTCTACTAGTGTGTCATCCACCTTGTGAAGATCAGTTTAAGTTTTATGTAATATATTGGTCATGTATATTGTTCATGATGTGTGATTTGCGAAAAAATGAATAATGCAAGGCTTAAATAAGCAGTTGAAAGAAACTGGCAAGACTGTTCAAGAAATATTTGATACCATAATCAATGAGCATGAACAAGATGCTAGGAATTACACTCACAAGAGCAGCAAGGATCTTGTCGATGTCATGTTGTCATCTCAAGATGGTTCGAAAGCCCACTCGATTGACCGTGCAACCATGATAGCTATCCTTTCTGACATGATCGTTGGAGCCATTGATACTTCACACACTTGGATAGAATGGGTATTTGCAGAAATTGTTAAGCATCCAAAAGTAATGAACCGACTCCAAGACGAGTTAACATCTATAGTAGGACTGGATAGAATGGTTGAGGAGGAAGATTTGCCTAAGTTGGAATACTTAGAACTGGTGCTCAAGGAAACTTTCAGGTTACATCCTGTGGCGACTCTTTTAGTTCCTCGAGAATCAATGGAAGACGTTGTCATAAATGAATGTTACATACCAAGAGGATCACGAGTTATGATAAATTGTTGGGCGTTAGGGCATGATCCTAAGATATGGTCGGACAACGTTGAGGAATTTGTTCCTGAGAGGTTTATTGGCAAGAACATCGATCTTCATGGACGTGATTTTCATTTGCTACCATTTGGATATGGAAGAAGAAGTTGTCCAGGAATGAATCTGGGGTTGATTATTGTGAAGTTGATAGTTGCACAATTAGTTCATTGCTTCAATTGGGATTTGCCTGATGGGATGTTGCCTGGTGATTTGGACATGACTGAAAAGTTTGGCTTGGCAGCTCCAAGAGCTCAGAATTTACTTGTTATTCCCACTTACCGTCTACTCCGTTAACAGTTAAGAGAGAGATTAACCTGAGCTTATTTCTAGAGGGTTAATTAAACTGGAAAAGCTGCAACATCCTTCTTTTTAATTTAAATATCATAGATTGTAATATAATAAGCAAATTTTCTGTTTAAGTATCACGAAGGTTAGGCTTAAGGTTCTCCTGCTTGTTGTATTTACTTACTACtttctttgtcccaatttatgtgatacttttcgcttcCCGAGGTTCAAACTACATGAATTTTgatcaacattttaagatgtatttttttatcatattgatatgagaaaagttgcaacttgtAGTACTTTTCACGcaatttccaaatatagaaattttaattttaaaatattgagttaaatCCAATTTAGCTcaaaagtttagtcaaattgactctcgaaaagcgaaaagtatcacataaattgattaTAAGTAGACACGTAGATTGTTTCTCTCTCCATTACTCTCatgtccactttttttttttttctttttaaatttgtcACGGGGTGGGATTGTGGGGATGTTCGCTACATGCAAAAGCTTTTCGTCCTTAAACCAATCCATCTTACATTAAACTAGTGTGAAAATTGGGATTAATTGGAGATAGGTAAGCTAATATTGTTGATTAAATCTGAAAGAACGAAGAGTTTAATGGTAAGACACAGCTTTCAAGCCTATGACTGTCTAAACTATGCAGTAATGATTCTTGGAACACTTTACATATGTTAAGTCAGTATAAAAGTGTGAATAGAATTTGAGTCCTGTTCCACTATTTCTCCTTTGTTTATTTACCTCTGTTTGGCCTCTCTTTATGTAATAAAGACAAGGTACGTCCTCCACTAAGTAAAATGTATATGTCACTTGTAATGTAGTTACAAATAAAGCTTTATAATAAGCATTAATATGTAATGAATATAAATTACTCATGTAATTTCGgtatataaaaataaattttcaaattaaaacatgaataattATATCCTGTTTTCGCATTTTTCTAACAAATCTTGcaggaaaaaaaatatatgaaaaagctaaaaatcaaagaaaagaagaagaaagctaCTTTGGCCAATATGAAGATGCCATCTTGCCAATATTGTGGGAAATgaagaaataaagaaatgaagtcaCTTTGCCCAAAATAATCTCATTTACTCTGATCAAAGTAATCACATTTACTTTGGGCAAAGTAGAAGCAATCAAAGGAGCATTCTTGTTGCTATAAATAGAGACATCTTTTGTCTTAAAAGATCATCCAATTGTAAGAAGAACAAGAACTAGTCTTGGTCTCTCTAGGCTCTTTCTCATAGTAATGATATTTTCTTAGTCTTTTTAAATATTTCTAGTCTTCTAAAAATCCTTTTTTAGTTTTCTTGCTGCATAATGGAGTAATCTCTTTTTATTGGGATAATTGATGAAGcttgatatatatttatatacggAAAAGGGTCAGATTTGCCCTTGTACTCTCATAAATAAGCTATATTTACCCTTAGTTATACTTTTTCAACATATTTGCCCTTACCATCCAGTTTTAGGGTCATATTTGCCCTTCTACTCTTAGAAAAGTGCATATTTACCTCTATTCCGTTAAATCCCCATGTCCAATCTTAATTTTCTTACGTGACGCCTACGTGGCTTATTTTTTTACAAATTAAATTTGGTCaccattttaattattttaaccCGCCCACCCGATTAAACCCGACCCACCTTAAACTCCAAACTGAAACATATTAT from Lycium barbarum isolate Lr01 chromosome 10, ASM1917538v2, whole genome shotgun sequence includes:
- the LOC132616045 gene encoding cytochrome P450 CYP736A12-like gives rise to the protein MFSSVYIAFLSILTGFLFYLIHFRWRAAPDKIHPKLPPGPRGLPIIGNLHMLGTLPHRTLYDLSKRYGPIIFLKLENVPTVVVSTPETAGLILKTHDAVFASRQKLKAVNYISDGDKGLAFAPYGPQWHNARKFCTQELLTAQKIGLFGGMRKEEIGSLVQYLKVGGEVVDIGEKIGDLIGKMTYRMLFGDDGNSDRFDLKSIVHEMVRLFGQFNIADYVPFLEPFDIQLKETGKTVQEIFDTIINEHEQDARNYTHKSSKDLVDVMLSSQDGSKAHSIDRATMIAILSDMIVGAIDTSHTWIEWVFAEIVKHPKVMNRLQDELTSIVGLDRMVEEEDLPKLEYLELVLKETFRLHPVATLLVPRESMEDVVINECYIPRGSRVMINCWALGHDPKIWSDNVEEFVPERFIGKNIDLHGRDFHLLPFGYGRRSCPGMNLGLIIVKLIVAQLVHCFNWDLPDGMLPGDLDMTEKFGLAAPRAQNLLVIPTYRLLR